Proteins from a genomic interval of Nitrosomonas sp.:
- the nadB gene encoding L-aspartate oxidase — protein MQAKHYDVLIIGSGLAGLTIALSLAKFLRVALVTKKKLNDSASAWAQGGIAAVLSIEDSPDTHIRDTLIAGAGLCDEAMTRYIVENGPAAVNWLIDHGVNFTRDDQHETGFHLTREGGHSVRRIIHSDDATGKVIQLTLGEQVLQHPNIDVLEQHIAVDLITNQKLSQRQPAEGNRCLGAYILDKESNKVRTIGAQNTILATGGTGKVYLYTTNPDVATGDGIAMGWRAGCRVVNMEFIQFHPTCLFHPHAKSFLISEAVRGEGGLLKLPNGERFMPQHDARAELAPRDIVARAIDFEMKKRGLDCVFLDISHKPADFLKQHFPTIYKFCLNLGIDITREPIPVVPAAHYTCGGVMTDQRGRTDIDHLYAVGETAYTGLHGANRLASNSLLECLVIGMSAASDIMEQPPSANPVLPNWDESRVTDADEEIVISHNWDELRRFMWSYVGIVRTNKRLQRAQHRIDLLREEISEYYANFRVSSDLLELRNLVCTADLIVRSAMLRHESRGLHYSRDFPDTLPQERDTILARTQTKPKSS, from the coding sequence ATGCAAGCAAAACATTATGACGTATTGATTATCGGTAGCGGGTTAGCTGGCCTGACAATTGCTCTCAGTCTGGCAAAATTTCTCAGGGTTGCTTTGGTAACCAAAAAGAAACTGAATGACAGTGCCAGTGCCTGGGCGCAGGGTGGCATTGCAGCTGTGCTGTCCATCGAGGACTCACCCGATACACATATTCGCGATACCCTGATAGCTGGCGCCGGTTTATGCGATGAAGCCATGACACGTTATATCGTCGAGAATGGCCCGGCTGCGGTCAATTGGCTGATAGATCATGGTGTAAATTTTACCCGTGACGATCAACACGAAACGGGCTTTCATCTGACCCGTGAAGGCGGGCATAGCGTGCGTCGCATTATTCACTCCGATGATGCAACCGGCAAGGTAATTCAACTGACCCTTGGTGAACAGGTATTACAGCATCCCAATATCGATGTGCTGGAACAGCACATCGCGGTTGATCTGATTACCAATCAAAAATTATCTCAACGCCAGCCTGCAGAAGGAAATCGCTGCCTTGGTGCATATATACTGGACAAGGAATCGAATAAGGTTCGCACGATCGGGGCACAAAACACAATTCTCGCAACCGGTGGAACAGGCAAGGTATACCTATATACAACCAATCCTGACGTGGCGACTGGAGATGGGATTGCCATGGGCTGGCGAGCCGGCTGCCGGGTAGTCAATATGGAATTTATTCAATTCCACCCTACTTGCCTGTTCCATCCTCATGCCAAATCTTTTCTGATCAGTGAGGCGGTCAGAGGAGAAGGTGGTTTGCTGAAACTACCCAATGGAGAGCGTTTCATGCCACAGCATGATGCACGTGCCGAGCTTGCGCCACGCGATATCGTCGCACGCGCCATCGATTTTGAAATGAAAAAACGTGGTCTGGACTGTGTTTTTCTGGATATATCCCACAAACCGGCTGATTTCTTGAAGCAACACTTTCCAACTATTTATAAATTCTGTCTGAATCTGGGTATCGATATAACCCGTGAACCTATTCCTGTGGTGCCGGCAGCGCATTATACCTGCGGTGGCGTGATGACAGATCAGCGTGGCCGCACTGATATTGACCATCTCTATGCTGTCGGTGAAACGGCCTATACCGGTCTTCATGGCGCCAATCGCCTGGCAAGCAACTCCCTGCTGGAATGCCTGGTTATCGGCATGTCAGCTGCCAGCGACATCATGGAACAGCCGCCATCTGCAAACCCGGTATTGCCGAACTGGGACGAAAGTCGCGTAACCGATGCCGATGAGGAAATCGTGATATCGCATAACTGGGATGAACTACGCCGCTTCATGTGGAGTTACGTCGGAATTGTGCGTACCAATAAACGCCTGCAGCGTGCACAGCATCGTATCGACCTGTTGCGCGAAGAGATCAGCGAATACTATGCCAATTTTCGGGTAAGCAGTGATCTGCTGGAACTGCGCAATCTGGTTTGTACTGCTGATTTGATTGTTCGAAGCGCGATGTTGCGCCACGAAAGCCGTGGGCTACACTATAGCCGGGATTTTCCTGATACCCTGCCGCAGGAAAGAGATACGATACTGGCTCGCACTCAAACTAAACCCAAAAGCAGCTAG
- a CDS encoding branched-chain amino acid transaminase, with protein sequence MSMADRDGVIWYDGELVPWRNATTHVLTHTLHYGMGVFEGLRAYETARGPTIFRLTEHTQRLFNSAHIFRMHIPFDQATLNDAQRAVVRENKFTSGYIRPIVFYGSEAMGLSAKNLSVHVAVAAWPWGTYLGADALEKGIRVKTSSFTRHHVNINMCRAKSVATYTNSILAHQEVAQDGYQEALLLDVDGYVAEGSGENIFIVKQGKLYTPDLTACLEGITRASVMQLAQEIGIQVVEKRLTRDEIYCADEAFFTGTAAEITPIRELDCRSIGSGTRGPITERLQTLFFDCVNGRSNDHTDWLHYV encoded by the coding sequence ATGTCAATGGCGGATCGTGATGGGGTTATCTGGTACGACGGTGAACTCGTTCCGTGGCGTAATGCGACTACACATGTACTGACCCATACGCTGCACTATGGAATGGGAGTTTTCGAGGGATTACGTGCTTACGAAACTGCCAGGGGTCCCACTATTTTTCGTTTGACTGAGCATACGCAGCGCCTGTTTAATTCTGCTCATATTTTCAGAATGCACATTCCCTTCGACCAGGCAACGCTCAACGATGCCCAGCGAGCTGTCGTTCGCGAAAACAAGTTTACTTCGGGTTATATCCGCCCAATCGTTTTTTATGGTTCGGAGGCGATGGGGTTGTCCGCCAAAAATCTATCTGTACATGTAGCGGTAGCGGCCTGGCCATGGGGCACCTATCTCGGTGCAGATGCGCTGGAAAAGGGTATTCGCGTCAAAACTTCCTCATTTACGCGGCATCACGTCAACATCAACATGTGTCGCGCCAAATCGGTTGCCACTTATACCAACTCGATTCTGGCGCACCAGGAAGTTGCGCAGGACGGTTATCAAGAAGCGTTGCTGCTGGATGTCGACGGCTATGTCGCGGAAGGTTCCGGAGAAAATATTTTTATTGTTAAGCAGGGCAAGCTTTATACGCCTGATTTAACAGCTTGTCTGGAAGGCATCACCCGTGCATCGGTTATGCAGCTGGCGCAGGAAATAGGAATTCAGGTTGTTGAAAAACGGCTGACCCGTGATGAGATTTACTGTGCGGATGAAGCTTTCTTTACCGGCACGGCGGCCGAAATTACTCCCATCCGCGAACTCGATTGCCGCTCGATTGGTAGCGGTACGCGTGGGCCGATTACCGAGCGGCTGCAAACTCTATTTTTTGATTGTGTCAATGGCAGGTCAAATGATCATACTGACTGGCTGCACTATGTTTAA
- a CDS encoding zinc-finger domain-containing protein codes for MTTTNPKVYSQDVDITADDLPLHCPNPHMDPASWHPRVFLTLDTNGQAMCPYCGTRYTFKGDMPHGHH; via the coding sequence ATGACTACCACTAATCCCAAAGTTTACTCACAGGATGTTGATATCACGGCGGACGATTTGCCGCTACATTGCCCCAATCCACACATGGATCCAGCCAGCTGGCACCCGCGCGTGTTTCTGACACTCGATACAAATGGCCAAGCCATGTGTCCGTATTGCGGAACGCGGTATACGTTCAAAGGTGACATGCCTCATGGTCATCATTGA
- a CDS encoding phosphomannomutase/phosphoglucomutase, protein MNRIPHEIFKAYDIRGIVATALTPAVVELIGHAIGSEARARKLSSIAIGRDGRLSGAVLTQALTDGIRKSGIDVIDVGIVATPMLYFAAHELCDYSGVMVTGSHNPPEYNGLKMVLGGETLAAEAIQALRHRIEQQDFTHGSGGYRELEIGERYLQRITSDIKLTRPIKLVVDCGNGVAGAFAPELYRRLGCEVTELFCEVDGTFPNHHPDPSVPENLQDVIHALETTDADIGFAFDGDGDRLGVVTKDGRIIYADRQLMLFAADVLSRNPGGQIIFDVKCTRNLAPWIEQHGGNPVMWKTGHSFIKAKLKETGALLAGEMSGHIFFKERWYGFDDGLYAGARLLELLSKEQDIGATLNALPDSLNTPELQIKLAEGENHTLIAQLQREARFPHADRVITIDGLRVEYRDGFGLIRASNTTPVAVLRFEAKDEAALKRIQQDFRQCILQIKPDAVLPF, encoded by the coding sequence ATGAACCGCATCCCGCATGAAATATTCAAGGCTTATGATATACGCGGCATCGTTGCAACCGCATTGACACCGGCAGTAGTCGAGCTGATTGGCCATGCAATCGGCTCTGAGGCTCGTGCCCGCAAACTTAGCAGCATAGCGATTGGCCGTGATGGGCGTTTGTCTGGAGCAGTCCTGACGCAAGCGTTAACTGATGGCATACGTAAAAGCGGCATTGATGTCATTGATGTGGGTATCGTCGCCACCCCTATGCTGTACTTCGCGGCGCATGAATTATGCGACTACTCTGGTGTGATGGTAACAGGTAGTCACAATCCCCCGGAATACAATGGATTAAAGATGGTATTGGGTGGGGAAACCCTTGCAGCAGAAGCCATTCAGGCGTTGCGTCACCGGATTGAGCAGCAGGACTTCACCCATGGGTCAGGGGGATATCGCGAGCTGGAGATTGGCGAGCGCTATCTGCAACGCATCACAAGCGATATCAAGCTGACACGTCCGATCAAATTGGTGGTCGATTGTGGCAATGGTGTGGCAGGTGCATTTGCGCCTGAGCTTTATCGCCGGTTGGGCTGTGAAGTAACAGAACTGTTTTGCGAAGTGGATGGCACTTTTCCGAATCATCATCCGGATCCTTCCGTGCCGGAGAATCTTCAGGACGTCATTCATGCGCTTGAAACCACCGATGCTGACATCGGTTTTGCTTTCGATGGTGATGGCGACCGGCTTGGTGTGGTGACCAAGGATGGCCGCATTATTTATGCCGATCGCCAGCTGATGCTTTTTGCTGCCGATGTGCTATCGCGCAATCCGGGTGGACAAATCATCTTTGATGTCAAATGTACGCGTAATCTGGCACCGTGGATTGAACAGCATGGCGGTAATCCAGTGATGTGGAAAACCGGTCATTCCTTTATCAAAGCCAAGTTGAAAGAAACAGGGGCTTTGCTGGCAGGCGAGATGAGTGGGCATATTTTTTTCAAGGAACGCTGGTATGGATTTGATGACGGACTTTATGCCGGTGCGCGTCTGCTGGAATTGTTGAGCAAGGAACAGGATATTGGCGCAACTCTCAATGCGTTGCCCGACTCTCTCAATACTCCGGAACTGCAAATCAAGCTTGCAGAAGGAGAGAATCATACTTTGATTGCGCAGCTACAGCGCGAGGCGCGTTTTCCTCATGCCGACCGAGTGATCACCATCGATGGGCTGCGCGTGGAATACCGGGATGGTTTTGGTCTGATTCGCGCTTCTAATACCACGCCCGTTGCAGTATTGCGTTTCGAGGCAAAAGACGAGGCCGCACTTAAGCGTATTCAGCAGGATTTTCGCCAATGTATCCTGCAGATCAAACCCGACGCAGTGTTGCCTTTTTGA
- a CDS encoding NAD+ synthase, with translation MKIALAQINPIVGDLQGNVDKILDVCLQAQASLFITPEMALTGYPVQDWLLHKDFISACEQALLTLAAKLHHITLVVGHPAVENDKLFNAASVIRCGKIIARYHKNHLSADNVFNEQRYFTAGDHPCTFEHDGLIYGLTIGEEACQLSHLQRLQQQGAQVLLAMHASPYGIEQHGERLRIAKAASMRTVLPAIHVNLIGGQDELVFDGASFAVDGCGELTHQFAPFQETLGIIELSHDHPLHGTEIELPGKIASIYAALCLGVRDFIGKNKFSGVLIGLSGGIDSALVLAIAADALGYDRVRTVMLPSPYTTDISRQDAQMMAENLGVSHQEIPIDILFAQCRQTLLAPLQALPAMPNPTTEENLQARIRATLLMALSNQSGLLLLNTSNKSETAVGYGTLYGDMAGGLAVLQDVSKTLVYALCHYRNQISSVIPERILQRPPSAELRPNQTDQDSLPPYAALDAIIEAYIELGYSVEEIIALNYPQDIVQRVVNMIHASEYKRHQAAPGIRLTRRDFGKSWNFPLTSRFLK, from the coding sequence ATAAAAATCGCTCTGGCGCAGATCAATCCTATTGTTGGTGACCTGCAGGGAAACGTCGATAAAATTCTTGATGTCTGTCTGCAGGCACAGGCCAGTTTATTCATCACTCCGGAAATGGCGTTGACGGGTTACCCGGTTCAGGACTGGTTGCTGCACAAAGACTTTATTTCAGCTTGTGAGCAGGCATTACTGACCCTTGCCGCAAAACTTCACCATATCACCCTGGTGGTTGGTCACCCAGCAGTCGAAAATGACAAACTGTTCAATGCCGCATCAGTTATCCGCTGTGGCAAGATTATTGCCCGGTACCATAAAAATCACCTGTCCGCAGACAATGTATTCAACGAACAGCGCTATTTCACAGCAGGGGATCATCCTTGTACTTTTGAGCACGATGGGCTGATTTACGGATTAACAATCGGTGAAGAGGCCTGCCAGTTGTCTCACCTGCAAAGACTGCAACAACAAGGGGCACAAGTGTTACTCGCAATGCATGCTTCCCCTTATGGCATTGAGCAACACGGTGAGCGACTACGCATAGCAAAAGCTGCTTCCATGCGTACTGTTCTACCCGCTATTCACGTCAATCTGATTGGTGGGCAGGACGAGCTGGTATTTGATGGCGCATCATTTGCTGTCGATGGCTGTGGTGAACTCACCCATCAGTTTGCCCCGTTTCAGGAAACACTTGGCATCATCGAATTGAGCCATGATCATCCACTTCATGGCACAGAAATTGAGCTGCCAGGCAAGATAGCCAGTATTTATGCCGCATTATGTTTGGGGGTGCGCGATTTTATTGGTAAAAATAAGTTTTCGGGTGTATTGATTGGCCTGTCGGGCGGTATCGATTCCGCGCTGGTACTGGCCATCGCAGCGGATGCGCTCGGATACGACCGGGTTAGAACGGTGATGCTGCCCTCTCCCTATACCACTGACATCAGTCGGCAGGATGCTCAGATGATGGCAGAGAATCTTGGTGTTTCACATCAGGAAATTCCAATTGATATTCTTTTTGCACAATGCCGTCAAACCCTGCTGGCACCATTGCAGGCCCTGCCAGCCATGCCCAATCCCACTACGGAAGAGAATCTCCAAGCCCGTATCCGCGCCACCCTGTTGATGGCGCTCTCCAATCAGAGTGGTCTATTGCTGCTCAATACCAGCAACAAATCTGAGACGGCAGTTGGCTACGGTACGTTGTATGGTGATATGGCAGGTGGATTGGCAGTGTTGCAAGATGTCAGTAAAACCCTGGTCTACGCGCTGTGCCACTACCGCAACCAGATTTCTTCAGTTATTCCAGAGCGCATTCTGCAACGCCCGCCATCGGCAGAGCTGCGCCCCAACCAGACCGACCAGGACAGTCTGCCGCCCTATGCAGCACTGGATGCGATTATCGAAGCCTACATCGAGCTGGGATACTCAGTTGAAGAAATTATTGCCTTGAACTACCCGCAGGATATTGTGCAGCGGGTGGTCAATATGATTCACGCCAGCGAATACAAACGCCACCAGGCCGCCCCCGGCATTCGGCTCACTCGAAGAGATTTTGGGAAGTCGTGGAATTTCCCACTGACTTCCCGGTTTTTGAAATAA
- the clpS gene encoding ATP-dependent Clp protease adapter ClpS yields the protein MAIRNGKPDGGVLEKGKIKLISPPLYKVILINDDFTPMDFVVAILKNFFSMSEERATQVMLKIHHEGSSVCGVYPNDIAATKVQQINEFSRQHQHPLMCVMDKE from the coding sequence ATGGCGATACGTAACGGGAAACCTGATGGCGGGGTGCTTGAGAAAGGTAAAATAAAGTTAATTTCCCCTCCCCTGTATAAGGTGATATTAATAAATGACGATTTCACCCCCATGGATTTTGTGGTTGCCATACTTAAGAATTTTTTTTCGATGAGTGAAGAAAGGGCAACACAGGTGATGCTTAAAATTCACCATGAGGGTTCAAGTGTATGCGGTGTCTATCCCAATGATATTGCGGCAACTAAGGTGCAGCAAATAAATGAATTTTCGCGGCAGCATCAGCATCCGCTAATGTGTGTGATGGATAAGGAATGA
- a CDS encoding EVE domain-containing protein, whose protein sequence is MRYWLMKSEPSEMSIDSLASLPGQTVAWDGVRNYQARNFMRNQMQIGDLAFFYHSSCPQPGIAGIVQISRLAYPDTTQFDPKSKYFDPKSSKENPRWFNVEVTLLEKTRLLPLQELRIYPELDRMRALQKGNRLSITPVDPSEWKFIATKL, encoded by the coding sequence ATGCGATACTGGCTAATGAAATCCGAACCATCGGAGATGAGTATTGACAGTCTGGCTTCCTTACCGGGACAAACCGTCGCCTGGGATGGCGTGCGCAACTACCAGGCGCGCAACTTCATGCGCAATCAGATGCAAATTGGCGATTTGGCATTTTTTTACCATTCCAGCTGTCCGCAGCCTGGAATAGCGGGCATTGTGCAGATATCGAGGTTAGCTTATCCCGATACAACACAGTTCGACCCCAAAAGCAAGTATTTTGATCCCAAATCATCGAAGGAAAACCCTCGCTGGTTCAATGTTGAAGTAACACTTTTAGAAAAAACCCGTCTACTTCCCCTCCAGGAATTGCGAATCTATCCTGAACTGGATCGTATGCGTGCCCTGCAAAAAGGTAATCGATTATCCATTACCCCGGTTGACCCCAGTGAGTGGAAATTTATTGCAACAAAATTGTAA
- a CDS encoding sulfite exporter TauE/SafE family protein — protein sequence MEAWWIFLLTGAVVGFLAGLLGVGGGLLMVPLLMTVFVSKEFAADQVMHLALGTTTAIITLTSLSSLRAHHVRGAVNWSIVRHLTPGIFLGALVGTTLAGQLSSQTLGIIFVIFIYCAATQMWLNLHTRADFSLPGSLGMLIAGSMIGAISSLVAIGGGVLTVPFLTACQIRLHQAIGTAAAVGFPIALASAVGYAANGLLQSQPLPEYAVGYIYLPAFVMVALTGMLTAPLGARAAHAMPTNRLKNIFVGLLYLLGTKLLLEFWR from the coding sequence ATGGAGGCCTGGTGGATTTTTTTGCTGACCGGTGCAGTTGTCGGCTTTCTTGCCGGACTACTCGGAGTCGGTGGTGGTTTACTGATGGTGCCCCTATTAATGACCGTATTTGTCAGTAAAGAATTTGCTGCAGACCAGGTAATGCATCTGGCACTGGGTACCACCACCGCTATCATTACTTTGACATCTCTATCGAGTCTGCGCGCTCATCACGTACGTGGCGCCGTAAACTGGTCTATTGTCCGTCATCTTACACCGGGTATTTTTCTTGGTGCACTGGTCGGCACAACACTCGCTGGCCAACTTTCCAGCCAGACACTCGGAATTATTTTTGTCATATTTATTTATTGTGCAGCAACACAAATGTGGCTTAATCTACATACCAGAGCTGATTTTTCACTTCCCGGCAGTTTGGGTATGCTGATAGCAGGCAGTATGATTGGGGCAATATCGAGTCTGGTAGCAATCGGCGGGGGGGTATTGACCGTGCCCTTTCTTACCGCCTGCCAGATCAGATTACATCAGGCGATAGGAACAGCCGCTGCTGTTGGTTTTCCAATCGCGTTGGCAAGTGCCGTTGGTTATGCTGCAAATGGATTATTGCAATCACAACCTCTACCAGAGTATGCAGTAGGCTATATTTATTTACCTGCGTTTGTGATGGTTGCCCTGACCGGGATGTTGACTGCACCGCTTGGCGCCAGAGCGGCACATGCCATGCCAACAAACAGACTGAAAAATATTTTTGTAGGATTACTTTATTTGCTGGGAACAAAATTACTGCTGGAATTCTGGCGCTAA
- a CDS encoding DUF3422 domain-containing protein: MSNESADRNLLGIAEYAERRLLHMELNADIYELVNIPLQLSHLVLLSDRQWVNRERDLIIELCEQFNVSVSNDNFDQISIDLGDLRMRWERHTEYSTYTFYYAGLFDVPFTTPAISSIPQDWLTRLPGEILVATHIALDDRRRPSRSLSELAALFSSNMVIGSKVSAGSASVWSDNQIHPDGFTRILIHDDNLRSRQVGRLVQRLLEIETYRMLAILPLTMTRNLISHLEQYGDQLANLIASNNALINMEDEQKLLVELTNLASEIEKISAQSSHRFSASQTYHAIMQQRITELREERIEGLQMLYEYRKQRVTSAMGTFDLVRSKLEILSLRVERATSMLRTRVDISMESQIRDLLKSMDNRAHLQLRLQQTVEGLSVVVLSYYLLGITGYGLKALKATGIAVNVELATGLAIPVIISLVFFVIHKFRKMVV; encoded by the coding sequence ATGTCAAACGAGTCAGCCGATAGAAATTTGCTGGGTATCGCAGAATATGCAGAACGGCGGTTGCTGCATATGGAGCTCAACGCTGATATTTATGAACTGGTTAACATCCCGCTACAGCTTTCACATTTGGTGTTGCTATCCGACCGGCAATGGGTCAATCGCGAACGCGATCTCATTATTGAGCTCTGTGAGCAATTTAACGTCAGCGTTTCTAACGACAACTTTGATCAGATCAGTATCGATCTGGGAGATTTACGCATGCGCTGGGAGCGCCACACCGAGTATTCAACCTACACTTTTTACTATGCTGGCCTGTTTGATGTCCCTTTTACTACACCCGCCATTTCATCTATCCCTCAAGACTGGCTGACACGCTTGCCGGGAGAAATACTGGTTGCTACTCATATCGCACTGGATGACCGCAGGCGCCCAAGCCGTAGCCTGAGCGAATTGGCTGCGCTGTTTTCATCCAATATGGTAATCGGCTCGAAGGTTTCTGCTGGCAGTGCGAGCGTTTGGAGTGATAACCAAATTCACCCAGACGGCTTCACTCGTATTCTGATTCATGATGATAATCTGCGTAGTCGCCAGGTTGGTAGACTGGTACAGCGTCTGCTAGAGATCGAGACTTACCGGATGCTGGCTATCCTGCCGCTGACTATGACGCGTAATCTTATCTCCCATTTGGAACAATACGGAGATCAGCTCGCCAATTTGATTGCGTCCAATAACGCACTCATTAATATGGAGGATGAGCAGAAATTATTGGTCGAATTAACCAATCTTGCGTCAGAAATAGAAAAAATATCCGCTCAATCCAGTCACCGCTTCAGTGCCTCACAAACCTATCATGCGATCATGCAGCAACGTATCACTGAGTTGCGCGAAGAGCGAATTGAAGGGCTGCAGATGCTTTATGAATACCGCAAGCAGCGCGTTACCTCTGCCATGGGAACATTTGATCTGGTGCGATCTAAACTCGAAATACTGTCTCTTCGCGTCGAACGAGCCACCTCCATGCTTCGCACACGGGTGGATATCTCGATGGAATCCCAGATTCGAGATCTCCTCAAATCGATGGATAATCGAGCGCATTTACAACTGCGTCTACAGCAGACTGTGGAAGGATTGTCCGTCGTTGTACTAAGCTATTATCTGCTCGGCATTACCGGCTATGGTCTCAAAGCGCTCAAAGCTACCGGTATTGCAGTCAATGTTGAATTAGCAACAGGTTTAGCGATCCCCGTAATTATTTCCTTGGTATTTTTTGTTATCCATAAATTCCGCAAGATGGTGGTCTAG
- a CDS encoding cell division protein ZapA: MSDETTIDINVMGQQFRIHCAEDERDGLLLAVDFLNKKMQEIKSNGKIVGTERIAIAAALNITHELLNMHAGKGFDIKEFRRRIGLIESKLDDALLEEGHRL; encoded by the coding sequence ATGAGTGATGAAACTACAATAGATATTAATGTGATGGGACAGCAATTCCGGATTCACTGTGCTGAAGACGAACGTGATGGATTGCTGCTGGCAGTTGATTTTCTCAATAAAAAAATGCAGGAAATCAAAAGTAACGGCAAAATTGTCGGCACGGAACGAATTGCGATCGCAGCAGCGCTGAATATTACACATGAGCTCCTGAATATGCATGCCGGCAAAGGTTTTGACATCAAGGAATTTAGGCGTAGAATCGGTCTCATCGAATCCAAGCTGGACGATGCGTTACTAGAGGAAGGCCATCGGCTTTGA